A region of the Pseudoliparis swirei isolate HS2019 ecotype Mariana Trench chromosome 21, NWPU_hadal_v1, whole genome shotgun sequence genome:
TTTCTACCCCTGCAAGCCGGACTGGTGTTTTGTCTGATGCAAGGAGAAGAAATGCTGGCAAGCCTATGTTCACATTTAAGGAAGCACCAAAAGTATCGCCTAACCCAGCACTGCTAAACCTCCTCAACAGAAAGGATAAGGAGTCAGGCCCTGAGGAAGACTACCTTAGTCTTGGGGCTGAGGCGTGTAATTTCTTACAGTCTCGACAAATGAAACACAAGACACCTCCACCAGTAGCTCCAAAGCCTGCGATCAACCCCAACTCTCCTCCATGGTCTCCACAGATAGAAGTGACCAACCAGGACATGCCGCAACAGGCTGAAAATAGTGTATCCACACCTGGTGTAGCCCCCACCACAGAGACTACTCCTGCTCCAGAACTAGAGCCAACCCCAACACCAGCACCTGCCCCTgagccctctccccctcctgccGCTCAGGAGACTCCTGCCAGCAACACCACAGTGACACAGCACACATGGAATCCCCCGGAGCCTGAATTTCAACAACAGCCTCTGCAAGTGACAGCTCCAGAGGAAAATGCTCATATAAATTCTACTCTGCAGCCTGAGCCTGCTCCTGTTCCTAGCTGGACTCCAGCAAATACCCAAGCACAACCTCAGCCATCTCACAATTATTGGCATCCAGCTCAAGTGCAGTCCCAGGAAGTGCCTCATAGTCAGTCCCCACCACAGCCGCCGTGCATGACACGACAACCTTCTCAGACTCAAGCACAGCCTCAAACTCCCACAAATACTTGGACCCCTCAAATTCAGCCATCATCCTGGACTCAGCCTCAAGGGCAAGCACAGGCCCAGACCCAAGCCCAACCATGCTGGACCCAGCCGCAAGAGCAACCACAGTCTCATCCACAGGTTCAGCCAAACTGGGCGCACTCAAATGAGCAGCCACATCAGCAGCAAATGCAACCAACTTGGGGTCAACCTCAAGTACCTGTGCAGCAGCAGCCCCAGGCCCCATGGGCACAGCCATCACAAACAGATGCTCAGCATCAGCCAACATGGCTGCAACAACCCCAGCAAAAATCCCAAGCTCAACAGGTTCAACCAGAATCCCAGGCACAGCCACCATGGGTTCAGCAACCACAGCATCAGGCACCACAACAAGCATGGTCAGGTCAGCCCCAACCACCATGGGTCTCAGCTCAGCCTCAACAGCAACAGCAACCTTTAATTAGTGCATGGCCTCCATCACAAACTCAAGCACAAGTTCAGCCACCTTGGATCCAAGCAGCCCAAGCACAACCCCCAGCGCAGCCTCAAGCCAATTTGAATCCATGGTCGTCAGTACCTGCCCAGGCTCAGTCCCCTCCATCATGGGCCCAGCACCCTTCAGAACATGGTCAGCCCCCCATGACTTCTTGGACCCCAGAGCAAAATCAGGCCCAACCTCAACCACCTTGGGTTAAACCAGTTCCACCCCAGCCCACACCCCAGCCCACACCACAGCCAAACTGGCAACAATCCACTTCAAAGACTCCACCACAGCCACCAATGAATACATGGCCTCCACCTCAGACACAACCTCCGGCACCTATAAATGCTTGGGCACCACAGTCACAGCAAACGCCAGTGAATGTTCCCTCGTCAATGGTGAACACTCTTCCGTCTCCAAAACCTTGGCATTCACCACAAAATGCCCCACCCAATCAGACCCCTCCGCCTCCACCACAGCGAATGCACTGTTTAAGTATTGGTCAAAAAGCTTCATTACCCATTAATCCAATGGCCACTGTCTTAAACACATCATCATCCAATGGTTCAGCTTTAGAGATGCTAGTCGTCAAAGGGAAAGGAGCTGATATGTTTGCCAAGAGGCAATCTCGAATGGAGAAATATGTTGTGGACTCTGAGACTGTACAAGCAAACAAGACGAGCCGGTCGACATCGCCAGTTGTTTCCTTACCGAATGAGTGGAAATATACACCCAACGTACGTGCACCTCCTTCACGGGCATATAATCCTATTCAGTCCCCTTCTTACCCCCCAGCGGCAATGAAGCAGCCCCCTCCAAATAGCGATTCAACCAAAGCCAAGAAAAAAGGCAAAGATAAACAGAAGCCTAAACCCCTAAATGCGTTAGAGGTTATGAAGCACCAACCCTATCAACTAAATTCCTCACTCTTTACCTTTGGCCCAGCAGTAGAGGCTGCCAATCCCCCTGCAACTAAACCAGACTGTTCACCTCCTAATCCACCTGTTGAAAACCAACCAATTAGATATGATCAAATAGCCCCTGCCCAGCCAGCTGGATCCTGTAATGCTCCAAACCCCCAGCAAGCCTATGGTATGCCGATGCAGCCCAATATGCATGATGGTCAATGCCAACAAAACTCAGCTAATGTTTATCCTCCCTCCAATTCTTATCAGCACCCCCCTGGTTTGCCATACCAGCAAGCATATAATCAACAAACATATCAGCAACCTGCCCCACCTGCTTATCATCCCCAAGCTCCTCAGTCTCCAAATCCTGCCTACCAACAGGCACCGCAGGCCCTTCACCAACCAGCCAATAGCCCTCCCTACCAGACACCTCCCTCAGTACCTTACCAGCCCCAGACTCCCAGTTGCTACATTGCTCCTAGTTTTCCCATCGCTGGAAGGCCTGAATCTGTAGCAGGTGGCAACATTGGAGCTGCTCCTAAACCCAAGTTCACAGCTAAAAAGAGCTCAGCTCAGGTGTGGAAGCCCAACGCGGTTGATAAAGAGTGATTCTGATAGAATTATGATGTGCTTTAATATGAGTCGAAGGGTTGGTGCTCTTCCAGTCCACTACCAAGTGGACTATTTTGAGCATATATATTTGCTTTTGTAAGCATCCACATGCTCCTGGTTTTGTCATAGGACAGAGCGTGATGGTGTTCATAGTTTTAAGAGCTAATACGaaagtcaaaacaaacaaataagaacATGAGAGTAAGAGTGGGATGTACGCATATCTTACTTGATATCAAGGAGGCAAAATTAACTTTGCATGTTTATAAAGCATGTACATTTCAACATGTTTATAGGAAATGATGGTTACTAGATAAAAGTGAATGTACTGTGATATAGGTGGCAATGTAAGAATGTAGGGGGGCAAAATGATCTGTAAGAATTGAAAGAAGGGTGtgtgagaaaaaagaaatcagAAGTGAAGGGTATCGGACAGTGACAACAGGAATTAGAtttttgaaaagaagaaaatgctTACAGTTTCCAATCCTatttgataaacaaataaataaacagacaaaacaaCTTTAATACAATCAAGTTGAATAAAATAATTAACACAAACATAAGACGTGATGGAGAAGGGTCGGTCTGTGGGGTGTAATGATACCAACCTGAAGGCTACATTTTAATGTCAGTCACAATGTCAGGGATGTCAGACTACAGATTATGAAACAACTCTGAGTTTCAAGTAAAAACTGGAGAATACAGCACTACTCCTTAGAAAAGTGACAACCAGCACTGACTTACTTGAACTTCAAACGTCCAATGAGTAAACAATTTATCCTTCAATAACTCTCCCTAGTGTCTTCTCCATATCACCTACTTAAGTAGGTTTAGTTTTATTTAAAGCCTTTTACCAGCTGTTGCATGATGTTAGGTACTATATTTAAACAGCCTTCTGAGAGGGAGTGCTGGGGTCCAGGGCTGGTAGgcttacatttcaatttaagccTGTAAAAGTTACTCAGAGCCCGATTGTATTTTTCCTGACAACAGAGAAATATATTGTATTGGACACTCTCCTTCATATGGCTTCACTCTTCCATACATCTTCTAAAACTATTGtattatataaaaacaacaaaatgataTACAGAAGAAGAATTATTGAAATAATACCCAGCCTAGTAATGTTCACTAATATATTGCTGGTACAGGGCTGCTTTTGTTCtttatgttcttttctttttccttttcctttgtgtgtttctcttcaTAGTGCTCGTGCTGTATGATTTACTGCACtgccattaaaatgtattttatcctTGGTTGACTTTCCTTTCTTTCGTCTTTTTAGCATGGTCTTTGGGTTAATTTctattctcttttcttttcatcttgTTTCTTTTCACCACTTGCATAAATACTTCATTATTCCAGATCTGCTCTGAAAAAAGAACAAGCTATAAATCCGTTTACGTACACATATGTTATATTAACTCCTACACCTAAATAATACCTACTATCTTGCAAATGTTGCGGTTAAAAATCGGTTTTCAATATCGATAACAACTATAAAGACAACATAACACCTCGTTATTTAAATCACTTACTTGTATATCAGTTGAGGTGACTGCTTGACAATTCCTGCAGAATGAATAACTGATGATGCATTCACAAAGGATATTATTAGACGGGCGACCTCATTGGACAACTCTGGAGGACTAATGTGTGGTCTACTGCTGAGTTGAGTCATGCATTTTTAGAAAGGGCAGTTATTTATTAAGTGGAAGTTTTAATATTTGTCCTTGGTTGGCAGATTTGTGCTGCTATATCTGGAGGAATTTGATTCctactccccctctccccctccccagcCTGTGTGGTCTTTTCTCAGTTGTACTTGTTTACAATGCGCCATAAAGATATATGTACATCTAAATCTCTTGTCAGACATAAATCTATTCATGCAAtacaatggagaaaaaaacaaaaataatattctaGGTTCAGAGACCACACAATAATGGTTTAGTTACATGTTAAATGTATGTTGATACTACTAAACGTTGGTATCTAATGCGTATCTAATTTGTACTTCAAGAAATGCAGGATATATGTTCTACACACCTTCTACTCAATCTAATCTAACCCCAAATAAAACCAGTACTTTCTGAGATATGGTAACATTTGCATAATGATAGAAATAGACAATTGAAGACATTTTGTATGGTAATTTTGTCAATTTCCTTCAGTAAAATAAAACGTATCCATAGATCATCTACTAATCTGCTTGTTCCTTCTTGTTTCAGCTCTAATCCAGGCTAAAACTGGCAGAAGCATTTATTACCCCTTTATTCATTCAGCTTCAATTCTCTTTCTTTAAGACAGCACTCTTGACCTGctcttttcttaattttttttgccATCTCTTTCTATCCGCTGATCTTACACATCTTCCACCAGATGATGGCAGCACTGCCTTTTCTGCATGTCTGCCATATCCAAAAGAATGTATCGTCAGAGAAGCTGGATGGTACAGAGGTGTTTTGTAATTCCATATATAGCCCTTGGCTGTCTCGACATCTTAATGGATATTTTagtgtattataatataatataatatataatagtttATTCGTTTAGTAAGTTGCACCATctcaaaatcaaaatcaaaatgtCCAAATCTCATTTTCATCCTCTCTAGTGTTGCTGGACAGCAGAGCAGATTCCAAGGGAAACAATATGAATGTGGTTTATTCTGTAAAGCCCATGGACTCCCATAATGCAGTTCTAAGAAACAAGTGGGCATTCCACTATGTTTGGACAGATGCTAAAGCACTGGGTTGAGGAGGCTTACTGGACTATTACGTCCACAATAAgtttaaaataatacatttactaGAGCTTGTAACAGTTCATTCAGATCTTTACATTGTTTTACTAATGTATACTAAGAAGAAAACAGAATAACATTTATTACAGCATCTAAAAGACATGTGTCTTCAAAGAGCTACTGCTTTTTTTCCACGCTGCGTGAATCCTTactaaaataagcatgtctggaTCTTTCTTTACAGTTCCTTGGCAGGAGCTACTCCCTTTCCCCATCAGCCAGAGTACCATCCACAGGCCAGAACACAGCTTGGGCTTCTTCTCATCCCAAGTCTACGGCTCGGGCCTCCACAACTCCCCCGTTAAGACAGACGTCCTGGCTGCAGACAGGCCGCAAACCCTTGATGCCCTGGGAGGCCGCCTCTCGCCATCCCCTgggcctggtggatgaagcctTCGCTTTCCAGAACCTCCAGCAAAGCCTCGCCACAAATGTCCGCTTGGCAGCCCAGCGCAAAATGCTGCCAGAGCCGCCAGCCGAGTGGAAGGCCAGGGTGTCGTACGACGGCCAGCAGAAAACAGGTGGCCAGACTTGGAGACAGGGTCAAAGCTGGAGTGAGAGTCGAGCTCCGCTGCCATCATTTGGGTCCCTAACAAGGAGCCCTGTCTCCGCCCCTGCCCATCACGGTGGTTACAACTCTCTGCCCAGACAGTGGCATCCTCAGAGGTCAGTGACAGGGGCAAACATGGCGCCCCCAGTGTCCTCCTCAGAGTTTAACAGGCCCTTCGGAAAACAAACTTACAAGTCTGTGTACACCAGCAATACTTGGAGTTGGAGGCGATAGACTACAACTCAACCTTTGTGAAGTTTCACTGATTCCATGTACATTTAAGTACATGTCCTTTTTTTAACTAATATCtattataacaaataataactagaacgggcactcggtagagcgcataccttcgcatatcacaagatcggacattgaattatgaacattttggcattagttgcatgccaattggataaaaattgaccgtgctatggtaaaaagaagatttggacctatccatgaccttgaccttgacctttgacccgattgatcccaaaatctaatcaaatggtccccggataataaccaatcattccaccaaattgcatgcgattcaagaggatgttgaccttttcatgaccttgaccttgacctttgacccgatcgatcccaaactctaattaaatggtccctagataataaccaatcatcccaccaaatttcatgcgattcggtttaaaactttttttgttatgcgaataacacgcatacaaataaataaataaatacacggcgatcaaaacataaccttccgcattttcaatgcgaaggtaataatatggTATAAATGAGGAGAGTGACCTGGAAAGATTCCTAGAATTCTTGTGGTTCTGATATTGTACTattgtttcttttattctttctgCTTTTTGCTGTTTAATATCGAGTATTTTTTGATCTAATGCATGCCATAATTCAATGTGAAAAGGGATGATTTCTCTCAGAACAAACGAGACTTAAAGAAAAAAGTCTAAAACATTCAAGTGACAACTTTATAGTTTGCAAAGTACTTTTAGTGGGCCTGTAAGATGAGGCAACAAGTATGTTGTTAAAAATGAGTGTTACAGTAATAGACATGTTGAGTGCAAAAAGAAAGAATTCAGTGATTGTAAAGTAAGATGGAGAAAACTCTTGAGTGTCCAGCTACGTTTTCAGAATACAGGACATAGGTTTATTACAGAGTCTTGAGAAAAGAGACTTGTGAGGATGCTAAAAGGGAGAAAGAAACAGTGACCCCCGATTGTTTTGTGCCTGTCATTCTTGTGGTTTAATTTTCTGCTGTGGATTTATGTATTTAGCATGCAGTGGTTGTGCACTCTTttttttgcttgttttgtttggtTTCCATTAGTGTTTCCAAGTCAGCAAATAAGTTCAGTCCAATTACTGATGCATTAGACGTGAGGCATAAAAGGTTTGTGCTATAACTCAGCATGTTGTGTAACCTCCAATAAGTTAGATTGATAGACTTATTTACTAGGTGCATTTTAATTAGTGCATTAGCATTTCACCACTAGCTATGGAAGATGAGAAGCTGACTTTTCTTGTTTTGGACACCTGAAATGAATTGGCACATTCCAGTCACAGCCGGGTTTGAATTGAGGAATGTTGATTAGACCTAATTATGACTGCAATAAAACATTATTCTTGTTGATGGTAGGTTTAAGAGGACTGGGATAATTGCTTGTGCTATTTAATGGGTTTGTGACTTGCTTCTAGCTTGGGCTTTCGCTATAGACGCCACAGATTAAAGCTGGGTTAGTGTTTCCACAGAGAGTACATAACAACCTAATGTGATTCTCACCAAACAATCTCATGAAGATAAATAAGGTTTCCTCACACGGCATTGCGTTGTGCCTCAACTGACTCACTGAGCATCCTGACATATCGTGTATCTGTGATGATTCCACTGGTTTGCTTCTATTCAACAATTATTATGGTCATAATGCAATACCGGCAATCAATTTCTGCTCCAATCTACTTCAAATATGGATTCACCTCTaaccttttacaaaataaagacaACCAAAGAGCACTATTTCACAAAttgcactgtgtgtttgtgctctgTGCTCCTTATTCCAACATGACATACTTGACTCCGGGCCATTTGTTGCTTGCTGTACCATCCCATGAAGCATTTTGTATGCTGTGTTGTCTTGAATAGTCACTTGCTGCGTATCCAGCGGAGGGGGTTAGGGAGGGGTTGGTGGGGATTTGTTCCCATGGTGACCACCGGTTACATAACATCAGTGGGTACCTACTGTAGCTGCAGCATTAGAGCATGTGAGGTAAGGACTAAGAGGGAGGTGACAAACAAAAATGAATTCCCAaccaatttagatttagaaaaTACTGTGTGGGattcaaatgtcaaattaaaaggGTAAAGCGCAATGCACATAgctattaatatttaatgttgtGTATGGGGTTCCTAGTTTTCTTCATGCATTGCAGGAACTCGCTGCTTTTAACATCCGACCTTAAGTTCGAGGCGTGCTGCAAACTCAACCTGCCTTCCTTTATTTGTCTGTGTTATCAAGTTAAGAATTAAATTTGAGGTAAATTCAATTTAGCAAGGTCAATTAAAATATGGTTACTGGATTATAAAGTGAGTGCACCCTATTTGGCCTTCCCCCTATATCACATGATGGCATTTAAAACACATAGTATCTGATTGGCCTGTAAGGCCCTGAGGGGGTCATGTTCCCACGCTTTATGTCACTGCATATACTTATTGTTAGCTGCGCACTACAATCCAGGAGCGCTGATGAAGACAACCGCGGCTGAAAcaactgtattttttttaacgttcaAGCTTTGTCAGTGGTTTCCAGGAATGACCCTCAGGTGCTTTGAAATTCATTTAGA
Encoded here:
- the LOC130212010 gene encoding synaptopodin-2 isoform X1 yields the protein MGTGDYICATLRGGAPWGFSLREGEGDTYRPLLVSQVEEGGRAFLAGVREGDEVVSLNGEPCADLPFLRAFALIDASIDCLQLLVKRYCTNPPEESESEETYCGGRDSSCEALKSTTLHIFTPKHRSQSPREPSISESQEEAYYGELGSDTEFPKEPQLLHIQLHVASSGDGGDREHDFQESDGEGRQCFSPGNMVELQVSLSEQTLDDLGCASLGSAHGIDGEISNKEAVDMIHTTSVSHDVPCPVRVPLGQHGVVLSSPSMLGQVEVLLQQAAASGAGRGLLSVGGPRVSGSVGSQSEGEEGGVHCEGVPGSYTAAFEIPSEEATPAEEHDSDSEGDQDKRNKHRAKHARLRRSESLSEKQLKENKSKCKRIALLLTAAPPNPNNKGVLMFKKHRQRAKKYTLVSYGTGEDEQEYSDEDDEENEDEKQEAVEFTFLAPDGSEIDKHFLTNAHSSKGVLTINWDTGLLEIERNMNNQAEMECLPDTMGKGAVMFAQRRQRMDEISAEHEELRRQGIPVEGLTVVEKKTEEQSYMQSTTEGHAYMDVNIHQQSQKQQQYQQYQEQQYNVQQHNYQQQQQQYQQQQQQQYEQQHYQQQQQQEYHKEQQEMQHYSTNINGTVQHQATEMQSTFNNRTAKPFSVEHMPAPLYPPTMSGTNQYFVGQGEQIASRDERISTPASRTGVLSDARRRNAGKPMFTFKEAPKVSPNPALLNLLNRKDKESGPEEDYLSLGAEACNFLQSRQMKHKTPPPVAPKPAINPNSPPWSPQIEVTNQDMPQQAENSVSTPGVAPTTETTPAPELEPTPTPAPAPEPSPPPAAQETPASNTTVTQHTWNPPEPEFQQQPLQVTAPEENAHINSTLQPEPAPVPSWTPANTQAQPQPSHNYWHPAQVQSQEVPHSQSPPQPPCMTRQPSQTQAQPQTPTNTWTPQIQPSSWTQPQGQAQAQTQAQPCWTQPQEQPQSHPQVQPNWAHSNEQPHQQQMQPTWGQPQVPVQQQPQAPWAQPSQTDAQHQPTWLQQPQQKSQAQQVQPESQAQPPWVQQPQHQAPQQAWSGQPQPPWVSAQPQQQQQPLISAWPPSQTQAQVQPPWIQAAQAQPPAQPQANLNPWSSVPAQAQSPPSWAQHPSEHGQPPMTSWTPEQNQAQPQPPWVKPVPPQPTPQPTPQPNWQQSTSKTPPQPPMNTWPPPQTQPPAPINAWAPQSQQTPVNVPSSMVNTLPSPKPWHSPQNAPPNQTPPPPPQRMHCLSIGQKASLPINPMATVLNTSSSNGSALEMLVVKGKGADMFAKRQSRMEKYVVDSETVQANKTSRSTSPVVSLPNEWKYTPNVRAPPSRAYNPIQSPSYPPAAMKQPPPNSDSTKAKKKGKDKQKPKPLNALEVMKHQPYQLNSSLFTFGPAVEAANPPATKPDCSPPNPPVENQPIRYDQIAPAQPAGSCNAPNPQQAYGMPMQPNMHDGQCQQNSANVYPPSNSYQHPPGLPYQQAYNQQTYQQPAPPAYHPQAPQSPNPAYQQAPQALHQPANSPPYQTPPSVPYQPQTPSCYIAPSFPIAGRPESVAGGNIGAAPKPKFTAKKSSAQVWKPNAVDKE
- the LOC130212010 gene encoding synaptopodin-2 isoform X2; its protein translation is MGTGDYICATLRGGAPWGFSLREGEGDTYRPLLVSQVEEGGRAFLAGVREGDEVVSLNGEPCADLPFLRAFALIDASIDCLQLLVKRYCTNPPEESESEETYCGGRDSSCEALKSTTLHIFTPKHRSQSPREPSISESQEEAYYGELGSDTEFPKEPQLLHIQLHVASSGDGGDREHDFQESDGEGRQCFSPGNMVELQVSLSEQTLDDLGCASLGSAHGIDGEISNKEAVDMIHTTSVSHDVPCPVRVPLGQHGVVLSSPSMLGQVEVLLQQAAASGAGRGLLSVGGPRVSGSVGSQSEGEEGGVHCEGVPGSYTAAFEIPSEEATPAEEHDSDSEGDQDKRNKHRAKHARLRRSESLSEKQLKENKSKCKRIALLLTAAPPNPNNKGVLMFKKHRQRAKKYTLVSYGTGEDEQEYSDEDDEENEDEKQEAVEFTFLAPDGSEIDKHFLTNAHSSKGVLTINWDTGLLEIERNMNNQAEMECLPDTMGKGAVMFAQRRQRMDEISAEHEELRRQGIPVEGLTVVEKKTEEQSYMQSTTEGHAYMDVNIHQQSQKQQQYQQYQEQQYNVQQHNYQQQQQQYQQQQQQQYEQQHYQQQQQQEYHKEQQEMQHYSTNINGTVQHQATEMQSTFNNRTAKPFSVEHMPAPLYPPTMSGTNQYFVGQGEQIASRDERISTPASRTGVLSDARRRNAGKPMFTFKEAPKVSPNPALLNLLNRKDKESGPEEDYLSLGAEACNFLQSRQMKHKTPPPVAPKPAINPNSPPWSPQIEVTNQDMPQQAENSVSTPGVAPTTETTPAPELEPTPTPAPAPEPSPPPAAQETPASNTTVTQHTWNPPEPEFQQQPLQVTAPEENAHINSTLQPEPAPVPSWTPANTQAQPQPSHNYWHPAQVQSQEVPHSQSPPQPPCMTRQPSQTQAQPQTPTNTWTPQIQPSSWTQPQGQAQAQTQAQPCWTQPQEQPQSHPQVQPNWAHSNEQPHQQQMQPTWGQPQVPVQQQPQAPWAQPSQTDAQHQPTWLQQPQQKSQAQQVQPESQAQPPWVQQPQHQAPQQAWSGQPQPPWVSAQPQQQQQPLISAWPPSQTQAQVQPPWIQAAQAQPPAQPQANLNPWSSVPAQAQSPPSWAQHPSEHGQPPMTSWTPEQNQAQPQPPWVKPVPPQPTPQPTPQPNWQQSTSKTPPQPPMNTWPPPQTQPPAPINAWAPQSQQTPVNVPSSMVNTLPSPKPWHSPQNAPPNQTPPPPPQRMHCLSIGQKASLPINPMATVLNTSSSNGSALEMLVVKGKGADMFAKRQSRMEKYVVDSETVQANKTSRSTSPVVSLPNEWKYTPNFLGRSYSLSPSARVPSTGQNTAWASSHPKSTARASTTPPLRQTSWLQTGRKPLMPWEAASRHPLGLVDEAFAFQNLQQSLATNVRLAAQRKMLPEPPAEWKARVSYDGQQKTGGQTWRQGQSWSESRAPLPSFGSLTRSPVSAPAHHGGYNSLPRQWHPQRSVTGANMAPPVSSSEFNRPFGKQTYKSVYTSNTWSWRR